Proteins encoded by one window of Cloeon dipterum chromosome 2, ieCloDipt1.1, whole genome shotgun sequence:
- the aay gene encoding phosphoserine phosphatase, translating into MGSSAEDSSRSVWRNADAVCFDVDSTVCQDEGIDELAKFCGRYNEVSKLTKEAMTGKLEFKEALRQRLGIIRPSLNQMRDLIRTRPPNLTPGVRELVAELQHRKIPVYLISGGFRGLVGPVALELNIPLQNIYANRLKFFLNGDYAGFDEEEPTCRSGGKGEVIRFLKAKNDYSNVVLIGDGATDLEACPPADAFIGFGGNVIREEVRAKAKWYVTDFQELIDALD; encoded by the exons ATGGGTTCGTCGGCGGAGGACTCGTCCAGGAGCGTTTGGCGCAACGCCGACGCCGTCTGCTTCGACGTCGACTCCACCGTCTGCCAGGACGAGGGCATCGACGAGCTGGCCAAGTTCTGCGGAAGATACAATGAGGTCTCAAAGCT TACCAAGGAGGCCATGACTGGAAAACTCGAGTTTAAAGAGGCCCTGAGGCAGCGTCTGGGCATCATCCGGCCCTCCCTGAACCAGATGCGAGACCTGATAAGGACCAGACCCCCAAATCTCACTCCTGGAGTCAG GGAGTTGGTGGCCGAGCTGCAGCACAGAAAAATCCCCGTTTACCTGATCTCTGGAGGCTTCCGGGGTCTTGTTGGCCCCGTGGCGCTGGAACTGAACATCCCCCTGCAGAATATTTACGCCAACAGGCTCAAGTTTTTCCTCAATG GCGACTACGCCGGCTTCGACGAGGAAGAGCCGACCTGTCGCAGCGGCGGCAAGGGAGAGGTCATTCGCTTTCTCAAGGCCAAGAACGACTACTCCAACGTTGTCCTCATCGGAGACGGCGCGACCGACTTGGAAGCCTGCCCACCAGCTGACGCCTTCATAG gcTTCGGCGGCAACGTCATTCGCGAGGAGGTGAGGGCGAAGGCCAAGTGGTACGTCACGGACTTCCAAGAGCTGATCGACGCCCTCGACTAA
- the nesd gene encoding protein nessun dorma, with protein MNRRVETARKNHDERMNEFVGVLNREDCLPGSEVLDEWRFHLELTVKKGGWLAVYKPPAGRNKEYMDFVNELVAVESVEFRNFEGYVCSAGQSDCSSSETGSSSTQTNKVFCVPLEDLYPCTNQPDPEVDGDELANVLDQYRYFRANLWLPWDEEDDNEDWRVAALEPRMQLLYDMEQGLAGCEMCERVRRVFRQAWAAHEDLQSLQDGDPLDSVDGSPVSATTRALDEEGVAIRVMQLHQRLDQLRHEFSRLQNPLIRGLMVRQRQRMMQPRRKGQQPWNRLVWPGGPAEQLAKLVGTASLLAGTDQRFKLYPLLALALEEANAGDFVFLAAGKYSTTGSAGLEAGGTIRGIGEEAAVVSGCEAGDVMLNIECQQQRDETVQFDFVLSNVTLEAYKIEICLLLSAGNVLLENCIIDGGGSHDKDDSVGAMVRANCRLVARNCVFTGFTTGIIAYGGARLELEKCHVKECQYGMQMYKGAELSMKQCVVSECTSHGVYFKWSCDEQENGSTLVAHDFLNTLPGVSVQESDFKAVPLAVQVENVN; from the exons ATGAACCGCCGAGTGGAGACCGCCCGCAAGAACCACGACGAGCGCATGAACGAGTTCGTCGGCGTGCTGAACCGCGAGGATTGTCTGCCGGGCAGCGAGGTGCTGGACGAGTGGAGGTTTCACCTCGAGCTGACGGTCAAGAAGGGCGGATGGCTCGCCGTGTACAAGCCGCCCGCCGGCAGGAACAAGGAATACATGGACTTCGTTAACGAGCTGGTCGCT GTGGAGAGTGTGGAATTCCGAAATTTCGAAGGTTACGTTTGCAGTGCCGGGCAAAGCGACTGCTCGTCCTCGGAGACGGGCTCGTCCTCCACGCAGACCAACAAGGTCTTCTGCGTGCCTCTGGAGGACCTGTACCCCTGCACCAACCAGCCAGACCCTGAGGTGGACGGTGACGAGCTGGCCAACGTGCTGGACCAGTACAG GTACTTCCGAGCCAATTTGTGGCTCCCCTGGGACGAAGAGGACGACAATGAGGACTGGAGGGTGGCTGCCCTCGAACCCAGAATGCAGCT GCTCTACGACATGGAGCAGGGGCTGGCGGGGTGCGAGATGTGCGAGCGGGTGCGGCGAGTGTTCCGGCAGGCGTGGGCGGCCCACGAGGACCTGCAGAGCCTGCAGGACGGCGACCCGCTGGACAGCGTGGACGGCTCGCCCGTGTCCGCGACGACCAGGGCGCTGGACGAGGAGGGCGTGGCCATCCGCGTGATGCAGCTGCACCAGCGGCTGGACCAGCTCAGGCACGAGTTCTCGCGCCTCCAGAATCCGCTCATCCGAGGCCTGATGGTCCGGCAGCGGCAGAGAATGATGCAGCCGCGCCGCAAGGGACAGCAGCCGTGGAACAGACTCGTCTGGCCCGGCGGCCCTGCCGAGCAGCTGGCCAAACTCGTCGGAACGGCCTCCCTCCTCGCCGGCACCGACCAAAGATTCAA ATTATATCCATTGCTCGCGTTGGCTTTGGAGGAGGCGAATGCCGGCGATTTCGTCTTTCTGGCGGCTGGCAAGTACTCGACCACTGGAAGCGCCGGTCTCGAAGCTGGCGGCACCATTAGAG GAATCGGCGAGGAAGCGGCTGTGGTGTCCGGCTGCGAGGCCGGCGACGTGATGCTCAACATCGAGTGCCAGCAGCAGCGGGACGAAACCGTCCAGTTCGACTTTGTGCTGTCCAACGTCACGCTGGAGGCGTAcaaaatcgaaatctgcctcTTGCTGTCCGCTGGAAATGTCCTCCTCGAGAATTGCatc ATCGACGGCGGTGGCAGTCACGACAAAGACGACAGCGTGGGCGCCATGGTGCGCGCCAACTGCCGCCTTGTGGCCAGAAACTGCGTCTTCACCGGCTTCACCACGGGCATCATCGCCTACGGAGGGGCTCGACTCGAGCTCGAAAAGTGCCATGTCAAGGAGTGCCAGTACGGAATGCAG ATGTACAAGGGCGCGGAGCTGTCGATGAAGCAGTGCGTGGTGAGCGAGTGCACCTCGCACGGCGTCTACTTCAAGTGGAGCTGCGACGAGCAGGAAAACGGCAGCACACTCGTCGCGCACGACTTTCTCAACAC GCTTCCCGGCGTTTCCGTCCAAGAGTCCGACTTCAAAGCTGTGCCTCTGGCTGTGCAAGTGGAAAATGTCAACTAA